Genomic DNA from Caballeronia sp. TF1N1:
CCGACGCCCAACGCGCATCGATCGGCACACAGCAGCATTGGATTAAGCCGAATCAGCGGAGCCAGGTGAACAGGGCGAGCACGGCACAAGTCGCCCCGACGCGTCCTCCGGTGACGACCGCCGTGCGCGATCACATTGCTGGCCTGCGTCAACTTCTGCAACCGCGTGGACTGGTTGCATGATCGAACGTCTGGAGCGTCTGCAGCGGCCGGGTCGAGCGGATCGCCGGGCCCGCTCGACTTCGTTTCATCGGCAACGAAGCGGCATGGAGCGACGAGTCGCAGATGGTCGAAATAGAGATTTGAAAATGCAACTACCGATCTGACGCGTGACTCCCCTGGACGCTGCCAGTCGCTGACCCGAAAAACTCGGATCCCGCCGATCAGCCTACAAGGAACGGCCGAACGAGGACGGGCCCAGCCTTTACCGTGAAAACTCGTTTTACGAGGCGAGGAAGGCTTCGACGGGTGCCTCAGGCGATCGATTGAAGGTTCAGATCGACTAAAGGTTCAGATTGAACGACGCAGAACGGATACGCTGTCTACTCACCGCGCCGCGTTCGTATTGGCCATGAGCGCCGCGACCGTGACCGTGACCGTCACTAGCCGTCCCTCAACGAGGCGTTTTTGCTGTTTGTCCCGTGCTGCTGGGTCGGCGAACAAACCACGCTCACCAACCCGATCGCCACTTATCAAGCGGCTGTCGTTCAAGGCTTTCGGCGATGACGGCAGGGTGGTCCACCCCAGCAATTGCTAGCGCCCGTCGGCGCATTGTCTAAGGTCGGCCAAGAGCCGCGGGAGGCGCTTCTGGTGTCCCTGACGCGGATCATGGACGACTGACCGATGACGGTTGTAGCCGTCGTCATCGACGGGGACGACTCATCCTGCGGGATGCAACTGAGCCCGACCTATTTCTTCGTCACCGCGACATCAGCATGCGCTTAGCCTCGGGCGCAAGGCGACATTTCCCGGATCTACCGCGCCATTTCGTGCGCCTGATTCACATCCTCGCCGACGCACGCAACGCGGAAGAAACCGCGGACCCAACTGGCGTTCGGACGATCTGCGCCGGCGAAAGCTGCGCGCGTGCCACCTATTGGTTCGACCCGGGGTTGGGCGACGACAAATCGAATGCCGAGCGCCTGAGGTCAGCGGATCGGATGGCGCGGCCGAGGAGGCCGCAGACGCCGCGTCAGGGCTGCACAGCCTGCAGTTAGGCCGCCCGAGCCGGGCGTTTGCGACGCGGGCGGTGAAGTCTTTTGAGGAGGCAACCGGGATCGCGAAGAGGGCCGGCTTAGAAGCAATGTCAAGCAACGCGACCGCTTCGCGTATTGAGCTGGCGCCGAAGCCCAGCCCAGCCCGGCCACGTCGCCGAGCTTGCTTGGCACTACCGCAGTGTCGTGTCAGCTGGTCAGTGTCCACGCGACAACGGTCCACGATCCATTCTTAAAGCGATATCTGATCCTCAACGGCGCTCACAGAAGAAGAGGGCAGGGCGTGAGCTTCGTCGCCGGCGTCTGCCCGGACGAGCGTGCGTCACGACCGTCCAAACCAACTCAGCCGACACGACGAATGACGCGCTGTGCGCTCGCCTCTCCCGTCGCATGTCGCCCGAATGGGAGAGGGTAGGGCGCCGTTAGCCCATTTCATTCAAGCCTGATAATCGTATAGCATCGGGATCATCAAAAAACGGGTATACCCGTAGCTATTCTGTTCGAACGATCGTTTCGTGCCAGCCCCGATCATTGCAGTACAACAGAATCAAATCCTCGCAAAAGGGCAGAGGCTGCCCGACAAAGAGGATTAAGTTCAGGACCAAGAGGGCGTTCAACATCGAGGTGGCGTAATGGTAGCGACTCTGATGATCCACACGGTCCTTCAGCTGTGGAAGGGGCCGGGCAGCGATCTGGAAGTCGCGCATTGCCGGCCCAAAATAACCCGAACAATCGAACTGCCTTGTCTGCTAATTATGATTAGCAGTGAAGGTTTTAATGGGTAAAATGGAGGGTAGCGCCATTTACGCCTCGCCTAAAACCCATTGGCACGGGGCAAAGGCGGGTTTTCGACGAATCGGAGGTTGAGACGTTCCGGCGAAGTGGTGGAGTCCGACCCGCAACGCTACGGACATGAAAGCCAGCGCTTGATGGATGAGGTGAGCACCTGCGGGAGCACGCGCGCGACAGATCGATGGCCAATCAACCCCAACAATTGACGCTGCCCACGCCGCGTACCTACACCCGCACCGACTTCACGGCGCTGCGCGCGTTCGTGCAGCGCGTGCCGGCGGCCACCATCGCGCGGCTTTACTACGATGTCGAACGCGCGCCCCAAGCGGCGAGCCCTGAGACCACCGAGCGCTACCTGCGCCAGATGCGCGATGACCTGGTAAGCCTGGCGCTCAAACACGGCTCGTCGGTGCTCGCCGATCACCTCAAAGCGTCGATCAAACAACACGGCAGCGCGCGACTCACCGCCATGACGCTGCGCATGATCGAGCAGGCGTCGACCATGGCGGCCGCCTCGCCGTCGTTGGGCCATCCGGTCGAGTTGTGGTTCCGGCCGCTGATTGCACGACGCTTGATCGGCGAGGGGATCACCACGCTGGGCGCCCTGATTAAGTACTGCAATGCCCGTGGCGGCAGCTGGTGGCGATCCGTGCCGCGCATCGGACCGCTGCGCGCGGCGACCCTGGTGGCATGGCTGCATCGCCATGAGCGAAGCCTTGGTGCACGCGTCGCCGACGACGTCGATGCGAGGCCACTTGACGTCACCTTTCGCGCAGCGGGCGAGCCGGTCGCCATCGTGGTGGGCGGCGATCCGGCCGTGCCGCGTCTGGCGCCGTTCGAGCAGCTTGCCGTGCCGGCTGAGTTATCGGGCGGTGATGGACTCCATCGAGGCATCAACCGTGCGGGCAGCTTCGCCTTCATTCGTGCCGAGCACGATCTGGCCGCCGTGCACGCCTACCTGCACCGGTATCGCGATCGTCCGGTGACCCTGCGTGCCTATACGCGGGAGCTCGAACGGCTGATTTTGTGGAGCGTGGTCGTTCAACAAAAGCCGCTGTCCTCACTGCTCGTCGAAGACTGCGAGACATACAAGGACTTTCTGAAGGCGCCGATCGCGAGCTTTACTGGGCCGAAGCGTCCGCGCACGAGCGGCCGTTGGCGCCCCTTTGCGCCCGATGGACTGTCGGACGACAGTCAGGCGTATGCGGTGCGCGTGATCCGCGCGGCGTTCGCCTGGCTCGTCGAGGTGCGCTATCTCGCCGGCAATCCTTGGAGCGCGGTGCATGAACCGGCGACGGTCATTCGCGAGACAGCGGTGCAGGTTCATCGCGCCTTACCGGCCGATCTTTGGACGCGCGTACGAAGGCTCCTCGACGCCCGTTGTGTGGCCTCGGCATCTTCGACACCGGCGGCGACGGGACAGTCGTCGGAACGTTTAGCCAAGCAGGCGCGGGCGCGTGAGCGGCAAGAGGCGGCGCCTCAATGGCGGGCTGCGCGAGCGGCCATTCTTTTGATGGGTGACTCGGGGTTACGTCGAGTAGAAGCCGCTCGGGCGAGGCGTGAAGACCTTCGGCCTTCTGACGTCAGAAGCGAATTGTCGACGTCCGCGCGACAACCATCGGGGGAGGCGTCTGGCGCGCGTGCGCGATCCGTCTGGACCCTGACGATCGTCGGGAAGCGGCGCAAGCAACGCACCGTGCCGGTGAGCAGCGCCACGCTTGATGCGCTGCGCGCTCATTGGGCCGACCGCGATCGCAATTTCGATAGTCAGGCGCACGGGCCGCTGATCGCGCCACTTTGGATTCCGGAAACCAACACTGCACAGAATCGGCATGCCACTGACGACGATGTGGCCTACACGCCGGACGCGCTCGGGCGGCTGGTACGCATGGCTGTCCGCCG
This window encodes:
- a CDS encoding phage integrase family protein, which codes for MANQPQQLTLPTPRTYTRTDFTALRAFVQRVPAATIARLYYDVERAPQAASPETTERYLRQMRDDLVSLALKHGSSVLADHLKASIKQHGSARLTAMTLRMIEQASTMAAASPSLGHPVELWFRPLIARRLIGEGITTLGALIKYCNARGGSWWRSVPRIGPLRAATLVAWLHRHERSLGARVADDVDARPLDVTFRAAGEPVAIVVGGDPAVPRLAPFEQLAVPAELSGGDGLHRGINRAGSFAFIRAEHDLAAVHAYLHRYRDRPVTLRAYTRELERLILWSVVVQQKPLSSLLVEDCETYKDFLKAPIASFTGPKRPRTSGRWRPFAPDGLSDDSQAYAVRVIRAAFAWLVEVRYLAGNPWSAVHEPATVIRETAVQVHRALPADLWTRVRRLLDARCVASASSTPAATGQSSERLAKQARARERQEAAPQWRAARAAILLMGDSGLRRVEAARARREDLRPSDVRSELSTSARQPSGEASGARARSVWTLTIVGKRRKQRTVPVSSATLDALRAHWADRDRNFDSQAHGPLIAPLWIPETNTAQNRHATDDDVAYTPDALGRLVRMAVRRLVVELRADPASLSEMSTEDLVQLVNTSAHAFRHTFGTRAVARDMPTDVVQSILGHASLQTTSIYVKAEKRRMLEAAARYYADDDS